A genomic segment from Acidobacteriota bacterium encodes:
- a CDS encoding protocatechuate 3,4-dioxygenase: MVAGAMGTAALWVPGVFAEQLTQTPRQTEGPFYPDRMPLDTDNDLLMINDAITPAVGAITYLSGRILDRRGEPIRGAVVEIWQVDNHGAYLHTGSVNRDKRDANFQGFGRFVTGSSGDYYFRTIKPVAYPGRAPHIHFAVKVKGQEKFTTQCYIKGEPQNERDGILRNIRDAKARASVIVDFAPLKQSRIGELAARFDMVLGFTPPS; this comes from the coding sequence ATGGTTGCCGGGGCAATGGGGACGGCGGCTCTGTGGGTGCCGGGTGTTTTCGCAGAGCAGTTGACACAGACCCCGCGACAAACCGAAGGCCCGTTTTATCCCGACCGTATGCCGTTGGATACCGATAACGATTTGTTAATGATTAATGACGCCATCACACCGGCAGTCGGCGCGATTACTTACCTGAGCGGGCGCATTCTTGACCGGCGCGGCGAACCCATTCGCGGCGCGGTTGTCGAAATCTGGCAAGTCGATAACCACGGCGCATACCTGCACACCGGCAGCGTCAATCGCGACAAACGCGACGCGAATTTTCAAGGGTTCGGGCGATTCGTGACCGGCTCAAGTGGCGATTATTATTTCCGCACCATCAAACCGGTGGCTTATCCGGGTCGCGCGCCGCATATACACTTTGCCGTCAAAGTGAAAGGGCAGGAAAAATTCACCACCCAATGCTATATCAAAGGCGAACCCCAGAATGAACGCGATGGTATTCTCCGAAACATTCGCGATGCGAAGGCGCGCGCCTCCGTCATCGTGGATTTCGCGCCGCTCAAACAATCGCGTATTGGTGAACTAGCCGCGCGTTTTGATATGGTGCTGGGGTTTACGCCGCCAAGTTGA
- a CDS encoding WxcM-like domain-containing protein, with translation MENDFVPDYFVHQRAIVEPGATIGARTRIWAFAHILPGAVVGTDCNICDHVFIENRVKLGDRVTVKSGVQIWDEIVIEDDVFIGPNATFTNDNFPRSKQYPDGYAKTLIRRGASIGANATILAGIVVGANAMIGAGAVVTRDVPPNAIVKGNPARITGYVSSIVKGHLEVSTTRQSLKDSRIPGVRILEMPSVIDLRGTLTYGEYEQHLPFLPKRYFIISEVPGKEVRGEQAHQTLRQVLICVKGSCAVVVDNGAHREEFLLDSPALGLYIPPMIWITHYKYSEDAALLVLASEIYDPADYIREYTEFLKAVGQS, from the coding sequence ATGGAAAATGATTTTGTGCCGGATTACTTTGTTCATCAACGCGCGATAGTAGAGCCGGGAGCGACGATTGGCGCGCGAACGCGCATCTGGGCTTTTGCGCACATTCTGCCCGGCGCAGTGGTCGGCACAGATTGCAACATCTGCGATCACGTTTTTATTGAGAATCGCGTAAAGCTTGGCGACCGAGTGACGGTTAAATCGGGCGTGCAAATCTGGGATGAAATCGTTATCGAAGATGATGTTTTCATTGGCCCAAACGCAACGTTTACCAACGATAATTTTCCGCGCAGCAAACAGTATCCCGACGGTTATGCGAAAACCCTTATTCGTCGGGGCGCGTCAATCGGCGCCAATGCCACCATCCTTGCAGGCATTGTCGTCGGTGCCAACGCCATGATTGGCGCGGGCGCAGTCGTCACCAGAGACGTGCCACCCAATGCGATTGTCAAAGGCAATCCAGCGCGTATCACCGGTTATGTTTCATCAATCGTAAAAGGACATCTTGAGGTTTCCACCACCCGGCAATCACTAAAAGATTCGCGAATTCCCGGAGTGCGTATTTTAGAGATGCCATCGGTGATTGACTTGCGCGGCACCTTAACTTATGGCGAATATGAGCAACACCTGCCGTTTCTTCCCAAGCGTTATTTCATCATTTCTGAAGTGCCCGGAAAAGAGGTGCGCGGCGAACAAGCGCATCAAACATTGCGGCAGGTGTTGATTTGCGTGAAGGGTTCCTGTGCAGTGGTTGTGGATAATGGCGCGCATCGCGAAGAGTTTTTACTCGACAGTCCGGCTCTCGGTTTATACATTCCGCCAATGATTTGGATCACCCATTACAAATATTCTGAAGATGCCGCGTTGCTGGTTCTTGCCTCTGAGATTTATGACCCGGCTGACTATATCCGTGAATACACGGAATTCTTGAAAGCCGTGGGGCAATCCTGA
- a CDS encoding polysaccharide biosynthesis C-terminal domain-containing protein, which yields MLRALIFRTLTTNVLVMTLGLVNSILLSRWLGPTGRGEIAAAMLWPTMLIYLSSFGLIAALLYFSALPEADTQRLFSNATTLALGQGALAIAFGFLAMPFLLRSQTADVVNASRWYLPVILLSLVTQYGTSILQGCMRITAFNWLRLILPVGYLVGTLILMSVRALNLRHIIFLHLALNLIALMATIIMLSQSHVRLRLHLDLEQAKPLLKYGAKVHVGNLSAVANMNLDQALMAAWLPANALGLYVVAVSAASLMQVFSQAVQMVSTPSITQKGSVAEQSAVLQGIFRRYWLLSLLLGMGIAMLLPLAIPLVFGASFKASVLSAEILLCGMFFIGAKDVLAGGAQALGNPWLGSKAQLIALIVTVVALYFLLPRWGIVGAATATAAAYTTQFIIVITDLRRIHGISPVELFRIKSQEVTSMFNFFGAKKVA from the coding sequence ATGTTACGCGCGTTGATTTTTCGGACCCTGACAACCAATGTGCTGGTGATGACACTGGGATTGGTGAATTCGATTTTACTATCGCGTTGGCTCGGTCCAACCGGACGCGGAGAAATTGCTGCGGCAATGTTGTGGCCGACAATGCTCATTTACTTGAGCAGTTTTGGACTCATTGCCGCCTTGCTCTATTTTTCGGCGCTACCGGAAGCCGATACGCAACGGCTTTTTTCCAATGCGACGACCTTGGCGCTCGGACAAGGCGCATTGGCAATCGCTTTCGGTTTCCTGGCAATGCCTTTTTTATTGCGTAGTCAAACCGCTGATGTTGTCAACGCCAGCCGTTGGTATCTGCCGGTCATTCTATTATCGCTGGTGACGCAATATGGAACCAGCATATTGCAAGGGTGTATGCGAATAACGGCGTTTAACTGGCTGCGCTTGATTTTGCCTGTCGGGTATCTGGTTGGAACCCTCATTTTAATGAGTGTCAGAGCATTGAATCTGCGTCACATCATCTTCCTTCATTTGGCGCTCAATCTGATTGCTTTGATGGCGACCATAATAATGCTGTCGCAAAGCCATGTACGCCTGCGGCTACATCTTGATTTGGAACAGGCAAAACCGTTATTAAAGTACGGCGCAAAGGTTCACGTCGGTAATTTATCGGCGGTGGCGAATATGAATCTGGATCAGGCTCTGATGGCAGCCTGGTTGCCGGCAAATGCTCTGGGGTTGTATGTGGTGGCGGTGAGTGCCGCAAGTTTAATGCAGGTTTTCTCTCAGGCAGTGCAGATGGTTTCAACGCCGAGTATCACACAGAAGGGGTCGGTTGCTGAACAGTCAGCCGTGTTGCAGGGAATATTCCGGCGCTACTGGTTACTCAGTCTGCTTCTGGGCATGGGGATTGCGATGTTGCTGCCTCTTGCTATTCCTTTAGTTTTTGGGGCAAGCTTCAAAGCCTCGGTGCTGTCTGCGGAAATTCTCTTATGCGGAATGTTTTTTATCGGTGCAAAAGATGTGCTTGCCGGTGGTGCGCAGGCTTTAGGGAACCCTTGGTTGGGGAGTAAAGCGCAATTGATCGCGCTTATCGTCACAGTTGTGGCCCTCTATTTTCTGCTGCCGAGATGGGGAATTGTAGGCGCGGCAACGGCTACGGCAGCCGCTTACACGACGCAATTCATTATAGTTATTACTGACCTGCGCCGCATTCACGGCATCTCGCCGGTTGAACTTTTTCGGATTAAATCGCAGGAAGTCACTTCGATGTTCAATTTTTTTGGCGCGAAGAAGGTTGCATAG
- a CDS encoding methyltransferase domain-containing protein, whose translation MSFPEGIKAINLGCGTSIAPGWINLDNSPNARLAKVPALRWLLWKVGILSEAQYRIPWSKSIIIRDLRKPLPFGDNSIDYVYTSHFLEHNTRQAARKLLCEVHRVLKPGGIARIVVPDLASGARRYVEALNHNPNDANAAAEFLQWMQLLRVDVRDPHLWMYDAPSLTALLNQVGLVNVLICKYQKGRVPDCEVLDNRPEESLYLEAEKPG comes from the coding sequence ATGAGTTTTCCCGAAGGAATAAAGGCAATCAATCTGGGGTGCGGCACCAGTATTGCGCCCGGCTGGATTAACCTGGATAACTCACCCAATGCGCGGTTGGCGAAAGTTCCGGCGCTGCGCTGGTTGTTGTGGAAAGTCGGCATCCTTTCCGAGGCTCAGTATCGCATTCCTTGGTCGAAATCCATTATCATTCGTGATCTGCGAAAGCCGTTGCCGTTTGGTGACAATTCGATTGATTATGTTTATACGTCGCATTTTCTTGAGCATAACACGCGCCAAGCAGCGCGAAAATTATTATGCGAGGTTCATCGCGTTTTGAAACCCGGCGGCATCGCGCGCATCGTTGTGCCCGATTTGGCAAGCGGCGCGCGTCGCTACGTTGAAGCTTTAAACCACAACCCCAATGATGCAAATGCGGCAGCGGAATTTTTACAATGGATGCAACTGCTTCGTGTAGATGTCCGTGACCCGCATTTGTGGATGTACGATGCGCCATCATTAACTGCCCTGCTCAACCAGGTAGGGTTGGTGAATGTATTGATTTGCAAATACCAAAAAGGACGAGTGCCTGATTGTGAGGTTCTTGATAACCGCCCCGAAGAATCGCTCTACCTTGAAGCCGAAAAACCCGGTTGA
- the dut gene encoding dUTP diphosphatase: MNEMLELPIKLLDEAMPLPRYQRAGDAGFDLHSRIDFVLNAGERAVIPTGIALAIPVGFAGLVLPRSGLAARHGIALVNAPGLIDSGYRGEIAVIILNTDKREPFHIKRGDRIAQLVIQRVEAVQLLRVDELDDTQRGAGGFGSTGKES, from the coding sequence GTGAACGAGATGCTCGAACTGCCGATTAAACTACTGGATGAAGCGATGCCGTTGCCGCGTTATCAACGCGCAGGCGATGCCGGATTTGATTTGCACAGTCGCATTGATTTCGTTTTGAATGCGGGCGAACGCGCGGTGATTCCCACAGGAATTGCGCTGGCGATTCCCGTGGGTTTTGCGGGATTGGTGTTGCCGCGTAGCGGGCTTGCCGCCCGTCATGGTATTGCTCTGGTGAACGCGCCTGGACTGATTGATTCGGGTTATCGCGGCGAGATTGCGGTCATCATTTTGAACACCGATAAACGCGAACCGTTTCACATCAAACGCGGTGACCGCATTGCGCAACTGGTGATTCAGCGCGTCGAAGCCGTGCAGCTTTTGCGGGTTGACGAACTCGATGACACCCAGCGCGGCGCGGGCGGCTTTGGCAGCACCGGAAAAGAGTCTTGA
- a CDS encoding glycosyltransferase produces MTQRNQLVTFVVFAYNQERFIAEAVRGALSQTYSPLEILFSDDCSTDRTFEIIQQEVSNYRGQHKIIINRNARNLGFGTHINRVMEIVNGQLIVAAAGDDVSLPERVAKLYTVYESAKGKTLALFSNAIVIDESGNQDSLYLIPPDPKALSLDWMAKRGGGALGCAQAWDRKVFELFGQIDEAVIHEDLVIPFRAALVGKVEFLSQPLVLYRRHTGNIHFKEVNQVKGAGQLQMALLKHTNSLIAVYNTRLRDIDTAQRLFPERRQALLGVHQHTLKGSQEVRNHQALLLSDDPFKRLAIIAKAIIRGTRFRVVVRWILTFFFPQLYLYYQERLRNKTRRQSRMRD; encoded by the coding sequence ATGACGCAGCGCAATCAATTAGTCACCTTCGTGGTCTTTGCCTATAACCAGGAGCGTTTTATCGCAGAGGCGGTGCGCGGCGCGTTGAGTCAAACTTATTCACCGTTGGAAATCCTTTTTTCAGACGATTGCTCCACTGACCGAACCTTTGAAATCATTCAACAGGAAGTTTCAAACTATCGCGGGCAACATAAAATTATTATAAACCGCAATGCGCGCAATTTAGGATTTGGAACACATATCAATCGGGTGATGGAAATTGTCAATGGGCAACTGATTGTTGCCGCCGCCGGTGATGATGTTTCATTGCCTGAGCGTGTTGCTAAACTTTATACAGTTTATGAAAGCGCAAAAGGAAAAACCTTGGCATTATTTTCCAATGCCATCGTAATTGATGAAAGCGGCAATCAAGATAGCTTGTATTTGATTCCTCCCGATCCGAAGGCCTTGTCATTGGACTGGATGGCAAAGCGCGGCGGCGGGGCGCTGGGTTGCGCTCAAGCCTGGGACAGAAAAGTCTTCGAGTTGTTTGGGCAAATCGATGAAGCGGTAATTCATGAAGACCTGGTGATTCCGTTTCGTGCCGCGCTGGTTGGCAAAGTGGAATTTCTAAGTCAACCCCTGGTTTTGTACAGGCGACACACAGGCAATATTCACTTTAAAGAGGTCAATCAAGTAAAAGGCGCTGGGCAATTGCAAATGGCTTTGTTAAAACATACGAACAGTCTGATAGCGGTTTATAACACACGGCTAAGGGATATTGACACCGCGCAAAGACTTTTCCCTGAGCGTCGTCAAGCTTTATTAGGCGTTCATCAGCATACCTTGAAAGGTTCTCAAGAGGTACGCAATCATCAAGCCTTATTACTAAGCGATGACCCATTCAAACGCTTGGCGATTATCGCCAAAGCGATTATCCGGGGCACCCGATTCAGGGTTGTCGTTCGGTGGATTCTCACCTTCTTCTTTCCGCAACTTTATCTGTATTATCAGGAACGATTGAGAAACAAAACCCGTCGTCAAAGCAGGATGAGGGATTAA
- a CDS encoding DUF5009 domain-containing protein → MSATVMELPDASIPSPGVEAPPATERLLSLDVFRGITIAGMILVNNPGTWSAIYAPLKHADWHGWTPTDLVFPFFLFIVGVAISYSIGGKRERGEPAKKITLGIVRRSAILFGLGLFLNGFPFYPLEKIINIRIPGVLQRIALCFLFASLLYLKNNWRGIVAWTITLLVVYWLLMRLVPVPGFGAGDYSADGSLTGYIDVLLLRGHIYKPTYDPEGLLSTLPAIATTLTGILAGYWLKSTVTMAERANGLLIVGMGLIGAGKFADLWFPINKNLWTSSYVLFTTGAALLFLGVAYWLIDIKGYRRWARPFIIFGSNAIAVFVGSGILARIMALIKFTAADGSQVDLKTWIYKTLLASWITNPLNSSLIFAVCYILLWLIPMTVLYRKKIFIKV, encoded by the coding sequence ATGAGCGCAACTGTCATGGAACTGCCCGATGCGTCGATTCCGTCGCCTGGCGTCGAAGCGCCGCCTGCAACCGAACGTTTGCTGTCTTTAGACGTGTTTCGCGGCATCACCATCGCCGGAATGATACTGGTCAACAATCCGGGCACCTGGAGCGCGATTTATGCGCCGCTCAAACACGCAGACTGGCACGGCTGGACGCCTACGGATTTGGTCTTTCCGTTTTTTCTGTTCATTGTTGGCGTGGCAATTAGCTATTCCATCGGCGGCAAGCGCGAACGCGGCGAACCGGCGAAAAAAATCACCCTCGGTATCGTTCGCCGTTCAGCGATTCTGTTCGGGCTGGGGCTGTTTTTAAATGGCTTTCCGTTTTATCCGTTGGAAAAAATAATCAACATCCGCATACCCGGCGTATTGCAGCGCATCGCGCTCTGTTTTCTATTCGCGAGTTTGCTTTATTTGAAAAACAACTGGCGCGGCATTGTGGCGTGGACGATTACGCTGCTTGTGGTTTACTGGCTGTTGATGCGCCTGGTTCCGGTTCCCGGTTTTGGGGCGGGCGATTATTCCGCCGACGGGAGTCTCACAGGTTACATCGATGTGCTGCTTCTGCGCGGGCATATTTATAAACCGACCTATGACCCCGAAGGGCTGCTGTCAACGCTACCGGCGATTGCCACGACGCTCACAGGGATACTGGCGGGTTACTGGTTGAAATCAACGGTGACCATGGCTGAGCGCGCGAATGGCTTATTGATTGTCGGAATGGGTTTGATTGGCGCGGGGAAGTTCGCGGATTTGTGGTTTCCGATAAATAAAAACCTCTGGACGAGTTCTTATGTGCTGTTTACTACCGGTGCGGCGTTGCTGTTTTTAGGCGTGGCTTACTGGTTGATTGACATCAAAGGTTACCGGCGTTGGGCGCGTCCGTTTATTATTTTCGGCTCGAATGCGATTGCGGTGTTTGTCGGTTCAGGGATACTTGCGAGAATCATGGCGTTGATAAAATTCACCGCTGCCGATGGGTCGCAAGTGGACTTAAAGACCTGGATTTATAAAACCCTTTTGGCTTCGTGGATAACCAACCCGTTGAATAGCTCGCTCATTTTTGCGGTTTGTTATATTTTGCTCTGGCTGATTCCCATGACGGTGCTTTATCGCAAAAAGATTTTCATAAAAGTTTAA
- the thiS gene encoding sulfur carrier protein ThiS yields MRVTVNGEAKQIDDGVTVSGLLAILELKPERLAIELNRQIVRRANWAETELHDGDRIEIVNFVGGGSLD; encoded by the coding sequence TTGAGAGTAACGGTCAACGGAGAAGCGAAGCAGATAGACGACGGTGTGACGGTTTCCGGTTTGCTCGCGATTCTGGAACTCAAACCCGAACGCCTGGCAATTGAACTCAATCGCCAGATCGTGCGCCGCGCCAACTGGGCGGAAACCGAACTTCACGACGGCGACCGCATCGAAATTGTCAATTTCGTAGGCGGCGGGTCGCTTGATTGA
- a CDS encoding thiazole synthase: protein MSDKLVIAGREFNSRLILGTGKFASNELMVKAHEVSGTEMVTVAVRRVNLADRSQKSFLDYIDTKKYQLLPNTAGCYSSEDAVRTAMLAREALDTNWIKLEVIGDERTLFPDNEGLIQATKALVKEGFIVLPYLNDDLIVAKKLIDAGASAIMPLAAPIGSGLGIQNFTNLKILREMISEVPLIVDAGVGTASDATVAMELGVDGILMNTGVACARDAVAMAEAMKHAVIAGRLAFKAGRIPRKLYATASSPTEGVIE from the coding sequence ATGTCTGACAAACTGGTTATTGCAGGACGCGAATTCAATTCGCGATTGATTTTAGGCACCGGTAAATTTGCGAGCAATGAACTGATGGTCAAAGCTCACGAAGTATCGGGCACGGAAATGGTCACGGTTGCGGTGCGCCGCGTCAATCTCGCCGACCGTTCGCAAAAATCTTTTCTCGATTACATTGATACCAAAAAATATCAACTGTTGCCGAACACCGCAGGTTGTTACTCGTCCGAAGACGCGGTGCGCACGGCGATGCTGGCGCGTGAAGCTTTGGACACCAACTGGATCAAGCTGGAAGTCATCGGCGATGAGCGGACGCTGTTTCCCGATAATGAAGGGTTGATTCAGGCGACCAAAGCATTGGTCAAAGAAGGGTTCATCGTATTGCCGTATTTGAATGACGATTTGATAGTCGCCAAAAAATTGATTGACGCGGGAGCCTCGGCGATTATGCCGCTTGCCGCGCCGATTGGCTCAGGGCTTGGCATTCAAAATTTCACCAATCTGAAAATTTTGCGCGAGATGATTTCGGAAGTGCCGCTCATCGTTGATGCGGGCGTCGGAACGGCATCAGACGCGACGGTGGCGATGGAACTTGGGGTTGACGGCATTTTAATGAACACCGGTGTTGCCTGCGCGCGCGATGCGGTAGCGATGGCAGAAGCCATGAAACACGCGGTGATTGCCGGACGGTTGGCTTTTAAGGCAGGCAGAATTCCCAGGAAATTGTATGCGACGGCTTCGAGTCCCACGGAAGGCGTGATTGAATGA